In the Shewanella sp. OMA3-2 genome, one interval contains:
- the zapE gene encoding cell division protein ZapE — MSQLSPWQHYQQDLTRESFSHDPAQEQAVRSLQRVFDELIAAEQPVSGLTKILAVFGKKPTTSVQGLYLWGGVGRGKTYLMDTFYDALPGDKKLRAHFHRFMHQLHHDLSELKGVQDPLLTIAKKMANQYKVICFDEFFVSDITDAMLLGTLFQALFKEGVALVATSNIIPDDLYKNGLQRVRFLPAIALINQHCEILNVDSGIDYRLRTLEQAEIYHYPLDEQADLNLHTYFKQLAPESEVLTDAINIDGRLISIRQQSQGVLLANFRDVCDGPRSQRDYMEIARIYHTVLLSGLEQMGEQLTGDDIARRFLAMVDEFYERNVKLIISAQVPLEDIYTQGMLNFEFRRCRSRLIEMQSHDYLTLEHLP, encoded by the coding sequence GTGTCACAGTTATCCCCTTGGCAGCATTATCAACAAGATCTCACCCGTGAGAGTTTCTCCCATGATCCAGCTCAAGAACAAGCTGTTAGGTCATTGCAACGTGTCTTTGATGAATTAATTGCTGCAGAGCAACCTGTTTCAGGTCTAACTAAAATATTAGCCGTATTTGGTAAAAAACCGACAACATCGGTGCAAGGGTTATATCTATGGGGTGGTGTAGGGCGTGGTAAAACCTACTTAATGGATACCTTCTATGATGCGCTTCCGGGTGATAAAAAGCTCAGAGCGCATTTTCATCGCTTTATGCATCAGCTTCACCATGATTTAAGCGAGTTAAAAGGGGTACAAGACCCGTTACTGACGATCGCAAAAAAAATGGCCAATCAATATAAAGTCATTTGCTTTGATGAATTTTTTGTTTCTGATATTACCGATGCGATGCTATTGGGCACTTTGTTTCAAGCCCTATTTAAGGAAGGGGTGGCATTAGTGGCTACCTCTAATATTATTCCTGATGATTTGTACAAAAACGGCTTGCAACGAGTACGCTTTTTACCTGCTATCGCATTGATTAATCAGCATTGTGAAATTTTGAATGTTGATTCAGGTATAGACTATCGCTTAAGAACCTTAGAGCAAGCTGAGATTTATCATTACCCGCTTGATGAACAGGCTGACTTGAATTTACACACTTACTTTAAACAGCTTGCACCAGAGTCGGAGGTGTTGACCGACGCCATCAATATTGATGGCCGCTTAATCAGTATTCGTCAGCAATCTCAAGGGGTGTTACTGGCCAACTTTAGAGATGTATGTGATGGGCCGCGTTCTCAGCGAGATTATATGGAGATTGCCCGAATTTATCATACCGTCCTACTCAGTGGGCTTGAACAAATGGGTGAGCAATTAACCGGTGATGATATTGCAAGGCGTTTTTTAGCTATGGTGGATGAGTTTTACGAGCGAAATGTAAAACTTATTATTTCAGCTCAGGTGCCTTTAGAGGATATTTACACCCAAGGTATGTTGAACTTTGAGTTTCGTCGCTGCCGCTCAAGACTTATAGAAATGCAATCCCATGATTATTTAACCTTAGAGCATCTACCTTAA
- the degQ gene encoding Do family serine endopeptidase DegQ: MKTKLSLLSAALLTASLTVIPNSSFAAIPQSVDGQSIPSLAPMLERTTPAVVSVAVSGTQVSKQQVPDVFRYFFGPNAPREQVQERPFRGLGSGVIIDAEKGYIITNNHVINGADNIQIGLNDGREVEAKLIGADKESDIALLQITAKNLTAIKQADSDEVRVGDFAVAIGNPFGLGQTVTSGIVSALGRSGLGIEMLENFIQTDAAINSGNSGGALVNLNGELMGINTAIVAPNGGNVGIGFAIPANMVNNLVQQIIEHGEVRRGILGVAGRDLDKELATAFGLETQHGAFVSEVVPDSAAAKAGIKAGDIITSVNGRKIKSFQELRAKVATMGADVKVEFGLIRDGGTKTVKATLGKADAIEAAAGALHPMLQGTTLNNGTKGVEITDVAQGSPAAMSGLQKGDFIVGINRTQVKDLKSFKALLEKQQGSIALKILRDNNLSYLVLR, from the coding sequence ATGAAAACCAAACTAAGCTTACTTTCTGCAGCCCTGTTAACCGCATCATTAACTGTTATACCAAACAGTTCTTTTGCCGCCATTCCACAATCTGTTGATGGCCAATCAATACCCAGTTTAGCGCCTATGCTAGAACGCACCACGCCAGCAGTGGTGTCTGTAGCAGTGTCAGGCACCCAAGTATCTAAACAACAAGTACCTGATGTATTTCGCTACTTTTTTGGTCCAAACGCTCCGCGCGAACAAGTACAGGAACGTCCGTTTCGAGGCCTAGGGTCTGGGGTGATTATTGATGCTGAAAAGGGTTATATCATTACCAACAATCATGTCATCAACGGTGCTGACAATATTCAAATTGGTTTAAACGATGGCCGAGAAGTCGAAGCCAAGCTCATTGGTGCTGATAAAGAATCCGATATTGCCTTATTACAAATTACTGCTAAAAATCTCACCGCGATTAAACAAGCCGATTCAGACGAAGTCCGTGTAGGTGACTTTGCCGTTGCTATTGGTAATCCATTCGGTTTAGGGCAAACAGTGACATCGGGTATTGTTAGTGCTTTAGGGCGAAGTGGCTTGGGTATAGAGATGCTTGAAAACTTCATCCAAACCGATGCAGCCATTAATAGTGGTAACTCAGGTGGTGCATTGGTTAATTTAAATGGCGAGTTAATGGGGATCAACACCGCCATTGTGGCACCTAATGGCGGTAACGTCGGTATAGGCTTTGCCATTCCTGCTAATATGGTCAATAACTTAGTCCAACAAATTATTGAGCACGGTGAAGTTAGACGAGGTATTTTAGGGGTAGCGGGTCGTGATTTAGACAAAGAACTCGCTACCGCATTTGGACTAGAAACCCAACATGGCGCTTTTGTTAGCGAAGTCGTACCAGACAGCGCTGCCGCTAAAGCAGGCATCAAAGCGGGTGATATTATTACCAGCGTAAATGGTCGAAAAATCAAATCATTCCAAGAGTTACGCGCTAAAGTGGCTACTATGGGAGCCGATGTAAAAGTTGAGTTTGGCCTTATTCGTGATGGCGGCACTAAAACCGTTAAAGCCACTTTAGGTAAAGCTGATGCGATTGAAGCGGCTGCTGGAGCCTTACATCCTATGCTTCAGGGTACTACGCTTAATAATGGCACTAAAGGCGTTGAAATAACCGATGTCGCCCAAGGTTCTCCGGCGGCGATGTCAGGACTTCAAAAAGGTGATTTCATTGTCGGCATTAATCGCACCCAGGTTAAAGATTTAAAATCCTTTAAAGCCTTACTAGAAAAGCAACAGGGTTCAATTGCACTGAAAATACTGCGCGATAACAACTTGAGCTATTTAGTTTTACGATAA
- the degS gene encoding outer membrane-stress sensor serine endopeptidase DegS produces the protein MNFKDISIYLSKSILFGLIMAAVFLIATSFDGSPFKSSLTQGANKGSELSFAKAVRRAAPAVVNIYSLSIDQRAPLNSSSLQGLGSGVIMSSQGYILTNYHVIKRADEIVIALQDGRRFTSEVVGSDPETDLAVLKIEGDNLPVVPINLNNPALVGDVVLAIGNPYNLGQTITQGIISATGRSGLSSGYLDFLQTDAAINAGNSGGALIDTAGELIGINTAAFKVGGDNGGNGISFAIPIKLAHSIMDKLIADGRVIRGAIGISGEALTPVVAQILNLPDLKGVFVTGIDPNGPAANAEIQARDVIIAYADADIPGVEVLMDKIAETPPGNKVLLTVIRQGLKLEIPVFVVEKNSFDQ, from the coding sequence ATGAACTTTAAAGACATTAGTATTTATCTGAGCAAATCCATTTTATTTGGTCTGATCATGGCTGCGGTTTTTCTTATCGCAACCTCATTTGACGGCAGCCCTTTCAAAAGTAGTTTGACACAAGGGGCGAATAAGGGCAGTGAGTTATCTTTTGCTAAAGCTGTTCGCCGCGCAGCCCCCGCCGTGGTTAACATTTATAGCTTGAGTATTGATCAACGTGCACCGCTTAACTCAAGTTCACTACAGGGCTTAGGTTCTGGCGTGATTATGAGCAGTCAAGGTTATATTCTCACCAACTATCACGTCATAAAACGTGCCGATGAAATTGTTATTGCACTGCAAGATGGACGGCGTTTTACCTCCGAAGTCGTTGGCAGTGATCCTGAAACAGATTTAGCAGTGTTAAAAATTGAAGGCGACAACCTCCCTGTTGTACCGATTAATTTAAATAACCCAGCCTTAGTAGGCGATGTAGTCTTAGCCATTGGCAATCCATACAACCTTGGGCAAACAATTACTCAGGGTATTATTAGTGCGACTGGCCGCAGCGGATTAAGCTCAGGTTATTTAGATTTTTTACAAACTGATGCTGCCATTAATGCCGGTAACTCTGGCGGCGCGTTAATTGATACCGCTGGCGAATTAATTGGCATTAACACTGCTGCGTTTAAAGTTGGCGGCGACAATGGTGGTAATGGGATCAGTTTTGCCATCCCGATCAAACTAGCACACAGTATTATGGATAAATTGATTGCAGACGGTCGTGTTATTCGTGGCGCTATTGGTATTTCCGGAGAAGCATTAACCCCTGTTGTGGCTCAGATTTTAAACTTACCTGATTTAAAAGGCGTTTTTGTTACTGGTATTGACCCTAACGGACCAGCTGCCAATGCAGAGATACAAGCTCGAGATGTCATTATTGCTTATGCAGATGCTGACATTCCAGGTGTTGAGGTATTAATGGATAAAATAGCAGAAACGCCACCTGGTAATAAAGTATTACTGACGGTAATACGACAAGGATTGAAGCTAGAAATACCTGTATTTGTTGTAGAAAAAAATTCTTTTGATCAATAG
- the murA gene encoding UDP-N-acetylglucosamine 1-carboxyvinyltransferase: MDKLTIKASQPLTGSVVISGAKNAALPILMAGVLAETDFILTNVPSLRDVSTSCKLLRCLGADVEELGQGKVRISTTNLNEFCAPYDLVKTMRASILILGPLLARYGTADVSLPGGCAIGARPVDLHLHGLELMGAKIEVKEGYIKARVDGRLKGAHIFMDMVSVGATENLLMAAALADGTTVIENAAREPEVSDLAHCLIAMGAKISGIGSTTLTIEGVERLHGCEYRVMPDRIETGSFLVAAAVTRGHIRCEAADPASLEAVISKLEDAGAIITTGKDWIELDMQGQRPKAVNIKTAPYPGFPTDMQAQFCVLNALAEGTGRVTETIFENRFMHVPELSRMGAKLALEGNTCIIEGIESLNGAQVMATDLRASASLVIAGLMAEGTTTVDRIYHLDRGYEHIEAKFKGLGGEVIRVS, encoded by the coding sequence GTGGATAAATTAACCATTAAAGCTAGCCAGCCTTTAACTGGCAGTGTTGTTATTTCAGGTGCTAAAAATGCCGCCTTGCCGATTTTAATGGCAGGTGTATTGGCCGAAACTGACTTTATTTTAACTAATGTCCCAAGTTTACGAGATGTTAGCACCAGCTGTAAGCTATTGCGTTGTTTAGGTGCTGATGTTGAAGAGTTAGGCCAAGGTAAAGTACGTATTTCTACTACCAACTTAAATGAGTTTTGTGCGCCATATGATTTGGTAAAAACCATGCGGGCATCTATTTTAATTTTAGGTCCATTGCTAGCACGCTACGGTACTGCAGATGTGTCTTTACCTGGTGGCTGCGCCATTGGTGCGCGACCTGTTGATCTGCACCTTCATGGCCTTGAGTTAATGGGGGCTAAAATTGAAGTAAAAGAAGGCTATATAAAAGCACGTGTAGATGGCCGTCTTAAAGGTGCGCATATCTTTATGGATATGGTCAGTGTTGGCGCCACTGAAAATTTACTGATGGCTGCAGCATTAGCTGACGGTACAACCGTGATTGAAAATGCTGCCCGTGAACCTGAAGTGTCTGACTTAGCCCATTGCTTAATCGCAATGGGAGCAAAAATCAGTGGTATTGGCTCGACTACGTTAACGATTGAAGGCGTTGAACGTCTTCATGGGTGTGAGTATCGTGTAATGCCTGATCGCATTGAAACAGGCTCATTTTTAGTCGCCGCCGCCGTGACTCGTGGGCATATTCGCTGTGAAGCGGCAGATCCTGCCTCTCTTGAAGCGGTAATATCAAAACTTGAAGATGCGGGTGCGATTATTACGACAGGTAAGGACTGGATAGAGCTTGATATGCAGGGGCAACGTCCAAAGGCTGTTAATATTAAAACCGCTCCTTATCCAGGATTCCCAACAGATATGCAAGCTCAGTTTTGTGTACTGAATGCACTAGCTGAAGGTACTGGACGAGTAACTGAGACGATTTTTGAAAATCGCTTTATGCACGTACCAGAATTAAGCCGTATGGGAGCTAAACTGGCGCTTGAAGGTAATACTTGTATTATTGAAGGCATAGAGTCATTAAATGGTGCGCAAGTGATGGCAACTGATTTACGCGCTTCAGCAAGCTTGGTCATAGCAGGGTTAATGGCTGAAGGTACCACAACGGTGGATCGCATATACCATTTAGATCGTGGTTATGAACATATTGAAGCTAAGTTTAAAGGTTTAGGCGGCGAAGTTATTCGCGTGTCTTAA
- a CDS encoding BolA family protein translates to MDCKVIEQILSEALELTEVHATSDGSHFKVVAVGECFDGMSRVKQQQAIYGPLAENIANGELHALTIKTFTPTQWKREKLFNM, encoded by the coding sequence ATGGATTGCAAAGTTATTGAGCAAATTCTATCCGAAGCATTAGAACTGACAGAGGTTCATGCTACATCTGACGGTAGCCACTTTAAAGTTGTTGCTGTAGGTGAATGTTTTGATGGCATGAGCCGAGTCAAACAACAACAAGCAATATATGGACCGTTAGCAGAAAATATTGCCAATGGCGAGCTGCACGCGTTAACTATAAAGACATTCACGCCGACCCAGTGGAAGCGTGAAAAACTTTTCAATATGTAA
- a CDS encoding STAS domain-containing protein yields MIQFEQQGDTCLVQGRLTQDEVIQLWPNRHQLFTASTQVVDLSALTYVDSAGVAMLLTLKGLAMSEQNMSSGAISRILQHPAAQLQKMIELYDLHTFFADNSR; encoded by the coding sequence GTGATTCAGTTTGAACAGCAAGGTGATACTTGCTTAGTGCAAGGGCGTTTAACGCAAGATGAGGTCATACAATTGTGGCCGAATCGACATCAACTGTTTACTGCATCGACTCAAGTGGTAGACTTGTCCGCTTTGACTTATGTCGATAGTGCAGGTGTCGCTATGCTGCTTACACTAAAAGGATTAGCAATGTCAGAGCAAAATATGTCTTCAGGGGCTATTTCGCGTATATTGCAGCATCCTGCGGCTCAATTGCAAAAAATGATTGAGCTATACGATTTACACACTTTTTTTGCTGATAATTCTCGTTAA
- a CDS encoding MlaC/ttg2D family ABC transporter substrate-binding protein, which yields MQALLVRIVSAVILLTSIQTWAAEINTQDPYKLIEQVSNQTFDRFKRDKAIIDQDLSHLKVIVADELMPYVDYKYAAYKVMGQYLRETSDDQRVRFVEAFKGYLIGTYAQALTAYTDQTVAFEPPSDFSQDKMVEVSVQIIEQGRPPIKIQFKVRRLKDNSWKAFDLVAEGVSLLASKQSEISNLIRQQGIESVITMLNDKTKQKIDRKLDKEDKAA from the coding sequence ATGCAAGCATTATTAGTGCGTATCGTTAGCGCTGTTATATTGTTGACCAGTATTCAAACCTGGGCGGCAGAGATTAATACTCAAGATCCATATAAGTTAATTGAACAAGTTTCAAATCAGACCTTTGATCGCTTTAAAAGAGACAAAGCAATAATTGATCAAGACTTAAGTCATTTAAAAGTCATTGTGGCTGACGAACTTATGCCTTATGTGGATTATAAATACGCCGCTTATAAAGTGATGGGACAGTATTTACGTGAAACCAGTGATGATCAAAGAGTACGGTTTGTCGAAGCTTTTAAAGGTTATTTAATCGGTACTTATGCACAAGCGTTAACTGCATATACTGATCAAACTGTGGCATTTGAACCACCGTCAGACTTTAGCCAAGACAAAATGGTCGAAGTTAGCGTGCAAATTATTGAACAAGGTCGTCCACCGATTAAAATTCAATTCAAAGTACGTCGTTTAAAAGATAACTCATGGAAAGCATTTGATTTAGTCGCAGAAGGCGTCAGCTTACTTGCATCAAAACAATCTGAAATATCAAACTTAATTCGCCAGCAGGGCATTGAGTCGGTCATTACTATGCTGAATGATAAAACAAAGCAAAAGATTGACCGTAAACTTGATAAAGAGGATAAAGCGGCGTGA
- the mlaD gene encoding outer membrane lipid asymmetry maintenance protein MlaD, with amino-acid sequence MLTRKIELLVGLFLLSGVLAFCVLVFNVANVKVDTQNNNYSLIAEFNNIGGLKVRAPVKVGGVVVGRVANITLDDRKLVPIVTLTMDKRYDHFPETSSLSILTSGLLGEQFIGLTPGFMDDDIDMLSDGDKVDDTRGALILEDLIGQLLYSMSSKDK; translated from the coding sequence ATGTTGACACGAAAGATTGAGTTACTTGTTGGTCTATTTTTATTGTCAGGGGTGTTAGCATTTTGCGTACTGGTTTTTAATGTAGCCAATGTCAAAGTTGATACCCAAAACAATAATTATTCGTTAATTGCTGAGTTTAATAATATTGGCGGGTTAAAAGTTCGAGCGCCAGTCAAAGTTGGTGGCGTCGTGGTTGGCCGAGTGGCTAATATTACTTTAGATGACCGTAAACTTGTCCCTATAGTCACCTTAACTATGGATAAGCGTTATGATCATTTCCCAGAAACCAGTAGCCTGTCAATTTTAACATCAGGTTTGTTAGGTGAGCAGTTTATTGGTTTAACCCCAGGCTTTATGGATGATGATATTGACATGCTTAGTGATGGTGACAAAGTTGATGACACCCGCGGCGCGTTGATTTTAGAAGACTTAATAGGCCAATTGTTATATAGCATGTCGTCAAAAGATAAATAG
- the mlaE gene encoding lipid asymmetry maintenance ABC transporter permease subunit MlaE → MNPINLIAAIGRYAIGLVSGYGKAGVMLWRAIVHVPNPKKGLPLLIKQIYVLGVRSMIIIIVSGLFIGMVLALQAYNILVGFGTEDSLGPMVALSLLRELGPVVTALLFAGRAGSALTAEIGLMKSTEQLSSLEMMAIDPLKQIIAPRFWAGVISMPLLAMMFSLVGILGGHLVGVEWKGIDTGAFWSILQASVEWRQDIVNCLIKSTVFGIVVTWIALYRGYEVKPNPEGISRATTSTVVQASLAVLALDFLLTALMFGN, encoded by the coding sequence GTGAATCCGATTAATTTGATTGCTGCAATTGGTCGTTATGCCATTGGTTTAGTCAGTGGCTATGGGAAGGCTGGCGTCATGTTATGGCGCGCGATAGTGCATGTGCCAAATCCCAAAAAAGGCTTGCCCTTATTGATCAAACAGATCTATGTATTGGGCGTACGCTCAATGATTATTATTATCGTATCGGGCTTATTTATTGGCATGGTATTAGCGCTTCAAGCGTATAATATTTTAGTGGGTTTTGGTACCGAAGACAGCTTAGGTCCTATGGTCGCTTTAAGCTTATTACGTGAACTTGGGCCTGTTGTCACTGCACTGTTATTTGCTGGGCGTGCTGGGTCTGCATTAACTGCTGAAATTGGTTTAATGAAGTCAACAGAGCAATTATCAAGTTTAGAAATGATGGCTATCGATCCGTTAAAGCAGATTATTGCACCACGATTTTGGGCCGGTGTGATCAGTATGCCATTGTTAGCAATGATGTTTAGCTTAGTCGGTATTTTAGGTGGTCACTTAGTCGGTGTGGAATGGAAAGGTATTGATACTGGTGCTTTTTGGTCGATATTACAGGCTTCAGTTGAGTGGCGACAAGATATTGTTAACTGCCTTATTAAAAGCACTGTATTTGGTATTGTGGTGACATGGATTGCATTATATCGAGGTTATGAAGTCAAGCCTAATCCAGAAGGGATTAGTCGGGCGACAACCTCTACGGTAGTGCAGGCCAGTTTAGCTGTTCTAGCTTTGGACTTTTTGCTAACCGCATTAATGTTCGGAAATTAA
- the mlaF gene encoding phospholipid ABC transporter ATP-binding protein MlaF, whose translation MSETSIVLQNPLVEIKHLGFSRGEKVIYDDISLTIPKGKVTAIMGPSGIGKTTLLKLIGAQLIPDSGEVLFDGLNMHQLSRTELYQVRKRMSMLFQSGALFTDMNVFDNVAFALREHSGLPETIIRSIVLMKLQAVGLRGAAYMMPSELSGGMQRRAALARAIALEPEMVLYDEPFAGQDPISMGMLVKLIRELSDSLKLTSVVVSHDVKEVLGIADYVYVIADKKVIAEGTPEQLRKSDNPQLIQFIDGAPDGPVPFHYPAVDYQQELLSESD comes from the coding sequence ATGTCTGAGACATCAATCGTGTTGCAAAATCCGCTTGTAGAAATTAAACACCTTGGTTTTAGTCGGGGTGAGAAAGTCATTTATGATGATATTTCTTTAACGATCCCCAAAGGGAAAGTGACCGCTATTATGGGGCCCAGTGGTATTGGTAAAACCACCTTACTTAAATTAATTGGTGCTCAGTTAATCCCAGATTCTGGTGAAGTACTGTTTGATGGTCTAAATATGCATCAATTATCCCGTACTGAGCTATACCAAGTTCGTAAACGTATGAGTATGTTATTCCAAAGTGGCGCTTTGTTCACAGACATGAATGTGTTCGATAACGTGGCTTTTGCATTACGTGAACATTCTGGCTTACCAGAGACGATTATTCGTTCAATTGTATTGATGAAACTACAAGCTGTTGGACTGCGTGGTGCGGCTTATATGATGCCAAGCGAATTGTCGGGCGGAATGCAGCGTCGTGCAGCATTGGCTAGAGCCATCGCTTTAGAGCCTGAAATGGTGCTGTATGATGAGCCCTTTGCGGGACAAGACCCAATTTCAATGGGCATGTTAGTTAAGTTAATTCGGGAATTATCTGATTCCTTAAAACTCACCTCTGTGGTTGTGTCCCACGATGTCAAAGAGGTTTTAGGCATTGCTGATTATGTTTACGTGATTGCCGATAAGAAAGTCATTGCAGAAGGTACGCCTGAGCAGTTGAGAAAATCAGATAATCCACAGCTAATACAGTTTATTGATGGTGCGCCAGATGGCCCTGTACCATTTCATTATCCAGCAGTTGATTATCAACAGGAGTTGTTGAGTGAATCCGATTAA
- a CDS encoding calcium/sodium antiporter, with translation MLVNILMLCVGLAVLVISADKFVYGASAFARNLGLPPMLIGLTIVAMGSSAPEMFVAATASMEGMNDTAIGNVLGSNIANITLILGITALLGAISVSSKTLKREVPLMLAATVLAGYLIHDGFLTRIEGMILVVAFLLVMGGFIYQALSNKETDALDDQIDGEIPKDVPTFHAIMWIVVGIVFLPLSAGWMVDGAVGIAKIYGLSDLVIGLTIIAVGTSLPELAACIAGVLKKEHDLAIGNIVGSNLFNILAVLAIPGLISPGELDATAVNRDFYMVLGTSAALAVLVLSSGAKRQLMRWHGVLLLLTFVAYQYVVFNAS, from the coding sequence ATGTTAGTTAATATTTTGATGCTTTGCGTTGGATTAGCCGTACTGGTAATTAGTGCTGATAAATTTGTGTATGGCGCATCTGCATTTGCCCGTAACCTTGGCTTACCCCCCATGTTAATTGGGCTTACTATTGTTGCTATGGGTAGCTCTGCACCTGAAATGTTTGTTGCTGCGACCGCATCAATGGAGGGCATGAACGATACCGCTATAGGTAACGTCCTTGGCTCAAATATTGCCAATATCACCCTTATATTAGGTATTACAGCCTTACTAGGCGCTATCAGCGTTAGCTCTAAGACTCTAAAACGTGAAGTACCACTCATGCTTGCTGCAACTGTATTGGCGGGATATTTGATCCATGATGGTTTTCTAACTCGCATTGAAGGAATGATTTTAGTGGTGGCTTTCTTGCTTGTTATGGGCGGATTTATTTATCAGGCCTTAAGTAATAAAGAAACTGACGCACTTGATGATCAAATCGACGGTGAGATCCCTAAAGATGTCCCTACCTTTCATGCTATCATGTGGATTGTTGTCGGCATTGTTTTTTTACCATTATCAGCTGGTTGGATGGTCGACGGTGCAGTAGGTATTGCAAAAATTTACGGTTTGTCTGATTTAGTGATTGGACTGACCATTATTGCTGTTGGCACCAGTTTGCCTGAACTAGCAGCATGTATTGCCGGAGTGTTAAAAAAAGAGCACGATTTAGCCATTGGCAATATTGTCGGGTCGAATTTATTTAATATTCTTGCGGTTCTAGCTATTCCGGGGCTAATCTCACCAGGTGAGCTTGATGCCACTGCTGTGAATAGAGATTTTTACATGGTTCTGGGTACTAGTGCCGCATTAGCAGTATTAGTGTTATCCAGCGGTGCCAAGCGACAACTTATGCGTTGGCATGGCGTTTTATTACTATTAACCTTTGTTGCGTACCAATACGTTGTTTTCAACGCTTCTTAA
- a CDS encoding KpsF/GutQ family sugar-phosphate isomerase, giving the protein MANQTQFRQWGRKVIDIEKAALEHLYQFVDSDAFGQACELIMQCTGKVIVMGMGKSGHIGNKISATFASTGTPAFFVHPGEASHGDLGALAKNDIILAISNSGESSEILTLMPVIQRMGVPVIAITGKPESNMAKLAKLHLCIEVPEEACPLGLAPTSSTTVTLVMGDALAVALLQAKGFTRDDFALSHPGGSLGRKLLLKVNEVMHQGKDLPLVKQDICITEALYEISNKGLGMTAVVDDNNVLVGIFTDGDLRQVIDAEVNLRTTPISQVMTKNCVTSPANILAAQALQIMDEKNINGLIVVNNAHQPIGALNMLDMVKAGVI; this is encoded by the coding sequence ATGGCAAACCAAACTCAATTTCGTCAATGGGGCCGTAAAGTCATTGATATTGAAAAAGCGGCACTAGAGCATCTCTACCAATTTGTAGATTCAGATGCTTTCGGGCAGGCATGTGAATTAATCATGCAATGCACAGGTAAAGTTATCGTAATGGGTATGGGAAAGTCTGGCCATATTGGTAATAAGATTTCAGCGACCTTTGCCAGTACTGGCACACCGGCATTCTTTGTTCATCCTGGAGAAGCTAGCCATGGCGACCTTGGCGCATTAGCTAAAAATGACATTATTTTAGCGATTTCGAACTCAGGCGAGTCTAGTGAAATTTTAACATTAATGCCTGTTATTCAACGTATGGGCGTGCCTGTCATTGCTATTACTGGCAAGCCTGAATCTAATATGGCGAAGCTGGCAAAATTGCATCTGTGTATTGAAGTGCCTGAAGAAGCTTGCCCACTTGGTTTAGCGCCAACATCAAGCACGACAGTAACATTAGTCATGGGTGATGCCTTAGCGGTCGCACTATTACAAGCAAAAGGATTTACCCGTGATGATTTTGCCCTCTCACATCCAGGGGGCTCTTTAGGCCGTAAATTATTACTCAAGGTGAATGAAGTTATGCACCAAGGCAAAGATCTCCCCTTGGTAAAGCAAGATATTTGCATCACTGAAGCCTTATATGAAATATCGAATAAAGGCTTAGGCATGACAGCGGTGGTTGATGATAATAATGTCTTAGTCGGTATTTTTACCGATGGTGATTTACGCCAGGTTATCGATGCAGAAGTCAATCTTCGCACCACACCAATTTCACAGGTTATGACCAAAAATTGTGTCACCAGCCCAGCCAACATCTTGGCAGCTCAAGCATTACAAATAATGGATGAAAAAAACATCAACGGTTTGATTGTGGTAAATAACGCACATCAACCCATAGGCGCATTAAATATGCTCGATATGGTTAAAGCAGGGGTAATATAA